One window of the Musa acuminata AAA Group cultivar baxijiao unplaced genomic scaffold, Cavendish_Baxijiao_AAA HiC_scaffold_1125, whole genome shotgun sequence genome contains the following:
- the LOC135666737 gene encoding photosystem I P700 chlorophyll a apoprotein A1, producing MIIRSPEPEVKIVVDRDPIKTSFEEWARPGHFSRTIAKGPDTTTWIWNLHADAHDFDSHTSDLEEISRKVFSAHFGQLSIIFLWLSGMYFHGARFSNYEAWLSDPTHIAPSAQVVWPIVGQEILNGDVGGGFRGIQITSGFFQIWRASGITSELQLYCTAIGALVFASLMLFAGWFHYHKAAPKLAWFQDVESMLNHHLAGLLGLGSLSWAGHQIHVSLPINQFLDAGVDPKEIPLPHEFILNRDLLAQLYPSFAEGATPFFTLNWSKYAEFLTFRGGLDPITGGLWLTDIAHHHLAIAILFLIAGHMYRTNWGIGHSIKDILEAHKGPFTGQGHKGLYEILTTSWHAQLSLNLAMLGSLTIIVAHHMYSMPPYPYLAIDYGTQLSLFTHHMWIGGFLIVGAAAHAAIFMVRDYDPTTRYNDLLDRVLRHRDAIISHLNWACIFLGFHSFGLYIHNDTMSALGRPQDMFSDTAIQLQPIFAQWVQNTHALAPGITAPGATASTSLTWGGGELVAVGGKVALLPIPLGTADFLVHHIHAFTIHVTVLILLKGVLFARSSRLIPDKANLGFRFPCDGPGRGGTCQVSAWDHVFLGLFWMYNAISVVIFHFSWKMQSDVWGTISDQGVVTHITGGNFAQSSITINGWLRDFLWAQASQVIQSYGSSLSAYGLFFLGAHFVWAFSLMFLFSGRGYWQELIESIVWAHNKLKVAPATQPRALSIVQGRAVGVTHYLLGGIATTWAFFLARIIAVG from the coding sequence atgattattcgttcgccggaaccagaagtgaaaattgttgtagatagggatcccataaaaacgtctttcgaggaatgggccagacccggccatttctcaagaacaatagctaagggccctgatactaccacttggatctggaacctacatgctgatgctcacgatttcgatagtcataccagtgatttggaggagatctctcgaaaagtatttagtgctcattttggtcaactctccattatctttctttggctgagtggcatgtacttccatggcgctcgtttttccaattatgaagcatggctaagtgatcctactcacattgcacccagtgcccaggtagtttggccaatagtaggtcaagaaatattgaatggtgatgtgggtggaggtttccgaggaatacaaataacctccgggttttttcagatttggcgagcatctggaataactagtgaattacaactctattgtaccgccattggcgcattggtctttgcatcgttaatgctttttgctggttggttccattatcacaaagccgcccccaaattggcttggttccaagatgtagaatctatgttaaatcaccacttagcggggttactaggacttgggtctctttcttgggcgggacaccaaatccatgtatctttaccgattaaccaatttctcgacgctggagttgatcctaaagagataccgcttcctcatgaatttatcttgaatcgggaccttttggctcaactttatcccagttttgccgagggagcaaccccctttttcaccttgaattggtcaaaatacgcggaatttcttacttttcgcggaggattggacccaataacaggtggtctatggctgaccgatattgcacaccatcatttagctattgcaattcttttcctgatcgctggtcatatgtatagaacCAACTGGGGCATTGGTCATAGCATTAAAGACATTTTAGAGGCTCATAAAGGTCCATTTACAGGCCAGGGCCATAAAGGACTCTATGAAATCCTAACAACGTCGTGGCATGCTCAATTATCTCTTAACCTGGCTATGTTAGGCTCTTTAACCATTATTGTAGCTCACCATATGTATTCCATGCCTCCCTATCCATACCTAGCTATTGACTATGGTACACAACTTTCGTTGTTCACACATCACATGTGGATCGGTGGGTTTCTCATAGTTGGTGCTGCTGCACATGCAGCAATTTTTATGGTAAGAGATTACGATCCAACTACTCGATACAACGATCTATTAGATCGTGTCCTTAGACACCGCGATGCAATCATATCACATCTTAACTGGGCATGTATATTTCTGGGTTTTCACAGTTTTGGCTTGTATATTCATAATGATACCATGAGCGCTTTAGGGCGTCCACAAGATATGTTTTCAGATACCGCTATACAATTACAACCCATCTTTGCTCAATGGGTACAAAACACCCATGCTTTAGCACCCGGCATAACAGCTCCTGGTGCAACAGCAAGTACCAGCTTAACTTGGGGAGGTGGTGAGTTGGTAGCAGTAGGCGGCAAAGTAGCTTTGTTACCTATTCCATTAGGAACCGCAGACTTCTTAGTCCATCATATTCATGCATTTACGATCCACGTGACTGTATTGATACTACTGAAAGGTGTTCTATTTGCTCGCAGTTCCCGTTTGATACCTGATAAAGCAAATCTTGGTTTTCGTTTTCCTTGTGATGGACCTGGAAGAGGGGGGACATGTCAAGTATCTGCCTGGGATCATGTCTTCTTAGGTCTATTCTGGATGTACAATGCGATTTCCGTAGTTATTTTCCATTTCAGTTGGAAAATGCAGTCGGATGTTTGGGGTACTATAAGTGATCAAGGGGTAGTAACTCATATTACAGGAGGAAACTTTGCGCAGAGTTCCATTACTATTAATGGGTGGCTTCGAGATTTCTTATGGGCACAGGCATCTCAGGTAATTCAGTCTTATGGTTCTTCATTATCTGCATATGGTCTCTTTTTCTTAGGTGCTCATTTTGTCTGGGCTTTCAGTTTAATGTTTCTATTCAGTGGCCGTGGTTATTGGCAAGAACTCATTGAATCCATCGTTTGGGCTCATAACAAATTAAAAGTTGCTCCTGCTACTCAGCCTAGAGCCTTGAGCATTGTACAAGGACGTGCTGTAGGAGTAACCCATTACCTTCTGGGTGGAATTGCCACAACATGGGCATTCTTCTTAGCAAGAATTATTGCAGTAGGATAA
- the LOC135666742 gene encoding photosystem I P700 chlorophyll a apoprotein A2-like gives MALRFPRFSQGLAQDPTTRRIWFGIATAHDFESHDDITEERLYQNIFASHFGQLAIIFLWTSGNLFHVAWQGNFESWIQDPLHVRPIAHAIWDPHFGQPAVEAFTRGGATGPVNIAYSGVYQWWYTIGLRTNEDLYTGALFLLFLSAISLIAGWLHLQPKWKPSVSWFKNAESRLNHHLSGLFGVSSLAWTGHLVHVAIPGSRGQYVRWNNFLDVLPYPQGLGPLFTGQWNLYAQNPDSSSHLFGTSQGTGTAILTLLGGFHPQTQSLWLTDIAHHHLAIAFIFLIAGHMYRTNFGIGHSIKDLLETHIPPGGRLGRGHKGLYDTINNSLHFQLGLALASLGVITSLVAQHMYSLPAYAFIAQDFTTQAALYTHHQYIAGFIMTGAFAHGAIFFIRDYNPEQNEDNVLARMLDHKEAIISHLSWVCNASQGSGIPKDFLAFNQFDNNALNTEIVLEIQK, from the coding sequence ATGGCATTAAGATTTCCGAGGTTTAGCCAAGGCTTAGCTCAGGACCCCACTACTCGTCGTATTTGGTTTGGTATTGCTACCGCACATGACTTCGAGAGTCATGATGATATTACTGAGGAACGTCTTTATCAGAACATTTTTGCTTCTCACTTTGGGCAATTAGCAATAATCTTTCTGTGGACGTCCGGAAATCTCTTTCATGTAGCTTGGCAAGGAAATTTTGAGTCATGGATACAAGACCCTTTACATGTAAGACCTATTGCTCATGCAATTTGGGATCCTCATTTTGGTCAACCAGCTGTAGAAGCCTTTACTCGAGGAGGTGCTACCGGTCCAGTGAATATCGCTTATTCCGGCGTTTATCAGTGGTGGTATACAATCGGATTACGCACTAATGAAGATCTTTATACTGGAGctctttttctattatttctttctgctaTATCCTTAATAGCGGGTTGGTTACACTTACAACCAAAATGGAAACCAAGCGTTTCGTGGTTCAAAAATGCCGAATctcgtctaaatcatcatttgTCAGGACTTTTCGGAGTGAGTTCTTTGGCTTGGACAGGACATTTAGTTCATGTCGCTATTCCAGGATCCAGGGGACAGTACGTCAGATGGAATAATTTTTTAGATGTATTACCCTATCCTCAAGGGTTGGGACCACTTTTTACGGGTCAGTGGAATCTTTATGCCCAAAACCCTGATTCGAGTAGCCATTTATTTGGTACTTCCCAAGGAACAGGAACTGCCATTCTAACCCTTCTCGGTGGATTTCATCCACAAACGCAAAGTTtatggctgaccgatattgctcatcatcatttagctattgcatttattttcctgatcgctggtcatatgtatagaacTAACTTCGGGATTGGGCACAGTATCAAAGATCTTTTAGAAACACATATTCCTCCAGGGGGTCGATTAGGGCGTGGGCATAAGGGTCTTTATGACACAATCAATAATTCGCTTCATTTTCAATTAGGTCTTGCTCTAGCCTCTTTAGGGGTTATTACTTCCTTAGTAGCTCAACACATGTACTCTTTACCTGCTTATGCATTCATAGCACAAGACTTTACTACTCAAGCTGCGTTATATACTCatcaccaatacatcgcagggtttatCATGACAGGAGCCTTTGCTCATGGAGCTATATTCTTCATTAGAGATTACAATCCAGAACAGAATGAGGATAATGTATTGGCAAGAATGTTAGACCACAAAGAAGCTATCATATCTCATTTAAGTTGG